Proteins encoded in a region of the Bombyx mori chromosome 21, ASM3026992v2 genome:
- the LOC101742208 gene encoding furin-like protease 2, whose amino-acid sequence MFAFVLMFLSVLDCCVPLYHHQFAVYVPNGLDRAHEIAHRHGFINHGEIGNLKNFYLFSHPHVSKRSTNASIDYVNRLKNDPQVRWVMQQKELRRTKRDHQWKPRHVMRQSSAPSFPDPLFKEQWYLNGGAADGLDMNVGYAWRKGYTGKGVVITILDDGIQPNHPDLSQNYDPAASTDINGNDTDPTPQDNGDNKHGTRCAGEVAAVAYNRYCGVGIAYNASIGGVRMLDGVVNDAVEAQALGFNTHHIDIYSASWGPEDDGKTVDGPGPLARRAFINGVTNGRGGKGSIFIWASGNGGRHTDSCNCDGYANSIFTISISSATQGGYKPWYLEECSSTLASTYSSGTPGRDKSVATVDMDVQLRAEHICTVDHTGTSASAPLAAGICALALEANPLLSWRDMQHLIVMTSRSQPLEKEEGWIVNGVKRKVSHKFGYGLMDAAQMVNLAEQWTNVAPQHICKSQEINEDKSIETSFGYTISVHMDVNGCSGTTNEVRFLEHVQCKISLSFFPRGNLRILLTSPMGTTSTLLFERTHDAISSNFDDWPFLSVHFWGENAEGRWTLQIINAGNTHATQAGVLKKWQLFFYGTAVSPIRLRNKDYMNSKNSYHEEKTYHINDVYDASEYSQFLNEIELGISDRRSYEKNIPSAQRKNVLADANDKQVQRLCDPECDSQGCYGKGPTQCVACKHYRLDNSCVSKCPPRSFVNQGGVCWPCHESCETCAGAGQDSCLTCAPAHLLVVDLAVCLQQCPDGYYEDPDANACFPCAEHCDTCTEKADLCSSCAHSYVLYNGSCLAACPPSTYQKDYYGCMPCHESCDSCYGPSQNSCVSCKIGDFVFKNQCISKCPSGFYADSQKRECLECPIGCLVCSYGVCSSCKEEWTLTKGGSCFPDGNEKCDTNEYYEGGRCKNCHSTCEKCSGPNEWDCISCSSPLLLQGSRCVAECGRGYYQTAGKCSHCPHTCSSCVSRLNCTSCTGALRLQSGTCRAICAPGYYPDDGICSKCYLSCETCTGPRRDQCASCPPDWRLAAGECRPECPQNFFPWETSCRRCHHYCQDCHGAGPQKCTSCPPHFSLEDGLCVECLSSQYYEVRTRKCRPCHDSCRSCSGSGPTSCVTCAHPLQLDRVNYKCLPCCLENMASIYLTVNETSDCCHCDKDIGGCLNGSSAGKRRIAENIRTHITASYFIEDSKDSADTIDLNYVIIWSAAATVIVIVIVIIILKVKSRKCIRRTLFPKAQYSQLTTIDEDLILLTTSTSLKSNEDQNVGEPT is encoded by the exons ATTGGAAACCtgaagaatttttatttattttcccacCCACACGTCAGTAAAAGGTCAACGAACGCAAGTATAGATTACGTCAACCGACTGAAGAATGACCCACAG GTAAGATGGGTGATGCAGCAAAAGGAATTAAGAAGAACGAAACGAGACCATCAGTGGAAGCCTCGACATGTAATGAGGCAATCTAGCGCACCGTCTTTTCCTGATCCACTGTTCAAAGAGCAGTGGTATTTG AATGGTGGCGCAGCTGATGGTCTCGATATGAATGTCGGGTATGCTTGGAGGAAGGGCTATACGGGGAAAGGTGTCGTCATTACTATACTCGATGATGGCATACAGCCTAATCACCCGGATCTATCACAGAATTAC GATCCGGCCGCTTCAACTGACATAAACGGGAACGATACGGACCCGACACCACAGGACAATGGCGACAATAAACACGGGACCCGTTGTGCAGGAGAGGTAGCTGCCGTCGCTTATAACCGATACTGTGGCGTTGGTATAGCATACAATGCTAGCATTGGAGGAGTGAGAATGCTGGATGGCGTTGTAAACGACGCAGTGGAAGCTCAAGCACTCGGATTTAACACGCATCATATTGATATATATAGTGCGTCGTGGGGACCGGAGGACGACGGAAAAACTGTCGACGGCCCGGGTCCTTTAGCTCGAAG AGCGTTTATCAACGGAGTAACGAACGGAAGAGGGGGAAAAGGATCCATATTCATATGGGCATCAGGAAACGGGGGGCGGCACACTGACTCTTGTAACTGCGACGGGTATGCTAATAGCATATTCACTATATCCATATCTAGCGCAACGCAAGGAGGGTACAAGCCTTGGTATTTAGAAGAATGCTCTTCGACTTTAGCTTCAACGTATAGTTCAGGTACACCAGGACGAGATAAAAGCGTTGCAACCGTTGATATGGACGTCCAATTACGAGCGGAGCATATCTGCACGGTCGACCATACGGGTACCTCAGCATCCGCACCATTGGCTGCAGGAATTTGTGCATTAGCTTTAGAAGCTAATCCGCTATTGTCGTGGAGAGATATGCAGCATTTAATTGTAATGACGTCACGTTCTCAACCCCTAGAAAAAGAAGAAGGGTGGATCGTGAATGGTGTTAAAAGAAAAGTTAGTCATAAATTCGGTTACGGACTGATGGATGCAGCTCAAATGGTCAATCTAGCTGAGCAGTGGACTAATGTGGCGCCTCAGCACATTTGTAAATCCCAAGAAATAAACGAAGACAAATCCATTGAAACGTCTTTCGGTTATACGATATCTGTACACATGGACGTGAATGGGTGCAGCGGGACGACAAACGAGGTCAGATTTTTGGAACACGTTCAATGTAAAATTTCGTTAAGCTTTTTTCCGAGAGgtaatttacgaatattgcttACATCACCGATGGGAACCACATCTACGCTTCTATTCGAAAGGACCCATGACGCAATTAGTTCGAATTTCGACGACTGGCCGTTTTTGAGCGTTCATTTCTGGGGTGAAAACGCCGAAGGGAGATGGACTTTGCAAATTATAAATGCGGGCAATACTCACGCGACGCAAGCTGGAGTATTGAAGAAAtggcaattatttttttacggtACCGCTGTCTCCCCCATACGGCTACGAAATAAAGACTATATGAACTCGAAAAATTCGTACCACGAAGAAAAAACATATCACATTAATGACGTATACGATGCATCTGAATACTCTCAGTTTTTAAACGAAATTGAACTAGGTATTTCAGACAGGCGTAGCTACGAGAAAAACATTCCATCGGCTCAAAGAAAGAATGTTTTAGCGGATGCTAATGATAAGCAAGTGCAGAGACTATGCGATCCGGAATGTGATTCGCAGGGCTGCTACGGCAAAGGCCCAACGCAGTGTGTCGCTTGTAAACATTACCGTTTGGATAATTCATGTGTTTCAAAATGCCCCCCCAGGAGTTTTGTTAATCAAGGCGGAGTCTGCTGGCCATGTCACGAGTCTTGTGAAACGTGTGCCGGAGCCGGACAAGATTCATGTTTGACTTGCGCGCCGGCACATTTACTGGTCGTGGATTTGGCTGTCTGCCTGCAGCAGTGCCCAGATGGTTACTATGAAGACCCAGATGCCAACGCATGTTTTCCATGCGCCGAACATTGTGATACATGCACAGAGAAAGCAGACTTGTGTTCTTCTTGTGCCCACAGTTATGTTTTGTACAATGGATCTTGTTTAGCGGCCTGTCCACCAAGTACTTATCAAAAAGACTACTATGGCTGTATGCCATGTCACGAATCTTGTGACTCTTGTTACGGACCGAGCCAAAATTCTTGCGTGTCCTGTAAAATTGGAGACTTTGTCTTCAAGAACCAATGTATTTCGAAGTGTCCTTCAGGCTTCTATGCGGATTCGCAGAAAAGGGAATGCTTAGA GTGTCCGATTGGATGTTTGGTATGCTCTTATGGAGTGTGTTCTTCCTGTAAAGAGGAGTGGACGCTCACTAAGGGAGGAAGTTGCTTTCCCGATGGAAACGAAAAATGTGATACAA ATGAATATTACGAGGGAGGTCGATGCAAAAATTGCCATTCAACATGCGAGAAATGTAGCGGACCGAACGAGTGGGATTGCATCTCTTGTTCAAGTCCTCTTCTGTTACAAGGGTCGAG gtgTGTGGCAGAATGTGGACGCGGGTATTATCAAACCGCCGGTAAATGCTCACATTGCCCCCACACATGTTCGTCATGCGTTTCACGGCTGAACTGTACATCATGCACGGGGGCTTTGCGCTTACAATCTGGTACTTGTCGAGCAATTTGTGCCCCAGGCTATTACCCAGATGACGGGATTTGTTCTAAGTGCTATCTATCGTGTGAAACATGTACTGGACCCAGGAGAGACCAGTGCGCATCGTGTCCGCCTGATTGGCGCCTGGCAGCAGGAGAGTGCAGGCCTGAGTGCCCACAAAACTTCTTTCCATGGGAAACCAGCTGCCGACGGTGTCACCACTATTGTCAGGACTGCCATGGTGCAGGACCGCAAAAATGTACTTCCTGTCCTCCACATTTTTCATTAGAAGATGGTCTGTGCGTGGAGTGCCTTAGTTCTCAATATTATGAAGTAAGGACCAGGAAATGCCGTCCATGTCATGACTCTTGTAGATCCTGTTCAGGGTCTGGACCAACAAGTTGTGTTACTTGCGCTCATCCACTTCAATTAGATAG agTCAACTACAAATGTTTACCTTGCTGCTTAGAAAATATGGCATCTATTTACTTAACAGTCAATGAAACATCAGATTGTTGCCATTGTGATAAGGATATCG GGGGGTGCTTAAATGGTTCATCGGCTGGTAAAAGAAGAATAGCTGAAAATATAAGGACACATATTACTGCATCATATTTCATAGAGGATTCGAAGGATTCTGCAGATACCATCGATTTAAACTATGTTATCATTTGGAGTGCGGCAGCTACTGTTATTGTGATTgtcatagtaataataattttaaag GTAAAGTCAAGAAAGTGCATACGCAGAACATTGTTCCCGAAGGCTCAATATTCTCAACTAACAACAATAGACGAAGACCTTATACTACTGACCACTTCGACATCACTGAAATCGAACGAAGACCAAAACGTAGGGGAGCCAACATAG